A genomic region of Raphanus sativus cultivar WK10039 chromosome 6, ASM80110v3, whole genome shotgun sequence contains the following coding sequences:
- the LOC108812270 gene encoding uncharacterized protein LOC108812270: MSSRWLRPEVYPLFAATGVAVGICAFSLIRNITGNPEVRCTKENRAAGILDNHEEGEKYKENFLRKYVRNKHPEIMPGINKFFTDPKY, from the exons ATGTCGAGCCGTTGGTTGAGACCTGAG GTGTATCCTTTGTTCGCGGCCACTGGAGTTGCGGTTGGGATCTGCGCGTTTTCGTTGATCAGAAACATCACCGGCAATCCTGAAGTCAG ATGTACAAAGGAGAATAGGGCAGCTGGGATTTTGGATAACCATGAAGAGGGAGAGAAGTACAAGGAAAACTTCCTGAGGAAGTACGTTCGCAACAAGCACCCTGAGATCATGCCTGGCATCAACAAATTCTTCACTGATCCTAAATACTGA